TGCTCCTTTTTCTGCAGCAAGAACTGCGTCATCTGTATTTTCAACTTCTACTTCAAATTTCTTATATTTTTTCTTAGTTTTGTTGATTAATGATGATAATGACTGTTCTACTGCTATATGATTATCTTTGATCATTACCATTTCATCTAATCTTAATCTGTGTCTTTCTCCTCCCCCAATTTTGACAGCTTCCTTATCGAAATATCTTAAACCTGGTGCTGTTTTTCTAGTTGCATACAATTTTGTTTTATTTGGAATTTTCTTTACAAGTTCATTTGTTTGTGTTGCAATTCCGCTCATTCTTGTTAGTATGTTTAATGCAGTCCTTTCACATGTCAAGATTTTATCTGCCTTTCCTGTAATTTCTATTATGTCTTGATTAGGTTTTATTTTTGTTCCATCTTTTGTTATGATTTTTGCTTTGCATCCTTTAATTGCAAAAATTTCTTTTGCATATTTTGTGCCTGCAACAATGGCGTTTTCTCTTGAAATTATTTTTACTGTGATTTCCTTTTTTGATAATAGTTGACTGGTGATGTCCCCTTTACCTATATCTTCGGCAAGAAATTGCGATAATTGCTTTTTAGGATTAAATGACAATATTATGATTAATGTTATTATGATTTTAAAGATTTAGAATTTTTTTATGTAACTTTAATTGCATATTTGCCTTTTTGTGTTATTGCTAGTGTTTTAGAAATTTCTGAATTAGTTGGATCAACTACTAGTACGACCCCATTCCAATCTGGTGTTAAGTCTGATGATTTACAACCTGGACAAACTTTTTCTGTTGTAACACGTTTACATTTTCTGCATGCCATTTCTCGTGCCATTTTAACTAGCCTCTACTTTCTCTTCTTTTGCAGGTTCACTTGAACCTCCAGCTTTTTTAATTTCTTCTTCGATCCATTCATCTGCACCTAAGAATGGTTGTCTACAAGTAATACCAATTTTACCCATTGCAGCAGCTTTACCTAATGAAACAGCTGTAATTCTTGCACGTAATGTTGAACCAACTTTCAAGGTTCTTCCACTTTGATTTGCTAAAATTAATCCCATCTTTACATCACTCTTTAGATAATCATCCATAACTTGTGATAAGTGTAGTAATGCATCTGTTGGACCAATTCTTACAAATGCTCCAAAGTCTGTAATGTCCACAATTTCACCTTGAACAATTTCTTGTAATTTTGGATAAAATGTTAAAGCTTCAAATTCAACTTTGTGGAATGTTCCTCCATCCCCTGCAATCATTTTTCCCATTTCGTCTACTTTAGCATCTAAAATCATAATGATGTAGCCTAATTCTGCATTAATCATACTCTCGTATTTTTCTTTGAGGATGTTGACTGCTGCCTTTTTGAGTGTAGTTCCAAATAAGCTTGGAGGTATCCTAACGACATCAACTAGGGTAGATATAGAAAACAACTGTAATTTTTTCTTGAATTTCAATTTATGAATCTTTGGGTGATTTGGCTTGAATTTCTAAAGATTTTGATGATTTTTGAAAAAAATGACAATTTTTTTCCATGTCCAACTTACTTTAAATATCGTATTTTGATTTTTTTATCCAATGGTTGCCATAGATCAGGTTCTTGAAAAATTAAGTACTGTTATTGATCCTGATTTGAAAAAAGATATTGTTTCTATGGGAATGATTAAAGATTTAGAACTTAATGATGGAAATCTCAAATTTACTTTAGAACTTACTACTCCTGCATGTCCTTTCAATGTAGAAATTGAAGATGATGTGAGAAAAGTAATTGCTGAATTATCTGACTTGAAAGCTTTTGATTTGAATGTAACTGCCAAAGTAATGGAGGGTCGTTCACTTGAAGCAGACACCCAAATGGCAACTGTCAAGAATATTATCGGTGTTGCCAGCGGTAAAGGTGGTGTAGGCAAATCCACTGTATCATTAAACTTGGCTCTTGCATTATCTCAAACTGGAGCAAAAGTTGGATTACTTGATGCCGATATCTATGGACCTAGTATTCCGTTGATGTTGGGAATGGAAGATGGTTCAATGGAAGTTGAAGATAATAAACTTCAACCTGCAGATGTTAATGGATTAAAAGTAGTATCTTTTGGCTTTTTTGCAGATCAATCTAAACAAGCTGCAATATATCGTGGCCCTATTATTTCTGGAATTTTAAAACAATTTTTGGTTGACACTAATTGGTCCGAATTAGATTATCTAATTGTTGATCTTCCACCTGGAACTGGTGACATTCCATTAACTCTTGCACAAACAATTCCAATTACTGGAATTCTTGTTATCACTACTCCTCAGGATGTTGCAAGTAATGTTGCAGTAAAAGCAGTTTCAATGTTTGAAAAACTTAATGTTCCTATTATCGGGGTGATTGAAAATATGAGTCATTTTGTTTGTCCAAAATGTGATGATAAACATTACATCTTTGGAAATGGTGGAGCTAAAAAAATTAGTGAACAATTCAAAATTCCATTTTTGGGTGAAATCCCATTAAATTATGGAATTATGTCTGGTTCTGATTCTGGAAAGCCAATCATGAGCACAAATACTGATTCACCAAGTGCTGAAGCATTTCGTGCTAGTGCAAAAAATGTTGCTGCACAATGTAGTATCATTGCATCTAATTTACAAGAAGAAATGGAATCTGAATCTGGTGACTCTGAATCATCTAATGAAGATTCTACAAATAACGGCACTTCTTAATTGAGATTCCTGTGAAATTACCTGATTCTATTAGAGACCAATTCAAAACTCCTTTAGGTATTTTATTGCCAATTGGAGAAGATAATAAAGAAAATATTCAAAAATATCTCTCAAAAAATTCCTATGTCGTAACCGTTGGAGATCAAACTACTGAAAAAATGATTAATTTTGGATTAACTCCTTCTTTGCAAATTATTGATGGTTTTGAGAAAAGACAAAAACGTGATTTGCCAAAACTTGGAAATGCCACTGAATTGAAAATTGATAATCCTGCAGCTGAAATTACTTTGGAAAGTATTGACTTGATCAAAAAAGCATTTACTATGACTTCTCCTGTTAGAATAACTGTGTTTGGTGAAGAAGATTTGTTAGTACTTCCTGTTTGTATTCATGCTCCTGACAATTCAGTTGTCCTATATGGCCAGCCAAATGAGGGGCTTGTTTTAGTTGAAATTACTACAGAAATTAGAAATAAAGCACAAACATTACTTGATCTAATGAACTAATGGGGTGTGATGAGACGGTGGCTGTATGATTCGTGATTACCCCACATAACCTCTGACCCTATTTATTCATAATTTTACGAAATCAAAATCAACCAATCGTCTTACAAAAATTTGTACGTTTTCGTTAATGGTTGTTTTTAAGAGTTAACGAAAAGCTGACCATTTGCTTACAAGAATTGACATTTCAAGATAAAGATAGATTGCTTTACAACAAACTATGAAACTAGATGATGATCTAAAGTTACAAATTTTAGAAAAAGTTGGAATATACTCCCAAAGGTTTTCCATTCCTGAACCTGTGATTTTGTTAACTACAAAAGAAGTTCTTGATGCTCCCAGAGAAATGACTGAAGGTAGACGAACATCTGCTTACAAATACTATGGTGTTTCTTATTTACAACATAATTTGGTTTTTCTTAATGTTAGAAAAATTCCTGATGAAAAAACACTTGAAAACACACTTGTTCATGAATTAATTCATATGCGATTTCCTTATCTTGCACATGGAAAACGATTCAATAAATTAGTTAGACAAGGATTAAAAGGAAAAACCTTCTCTCCTTATAAAAAAAGAAGTAAAATTCCTTCTTTTTGATTAATACTTTTAAGATTGAACTAACTCAATATACTGTGGATATTTCTGAGGTTCTGCCTTTCATAGCTGGAATTGCATCTTTTCTTGTAGCTGGTGGTTTAGTTGCTTGGATTACCAAACAACCTTCTGGTAGCAAAGAAATGATGGATATCTCAAATGCTGTAAAAGAAGGAGCTTCTGCATTTTTAAGACGTGAAATGAAAATTATTGTTCCTGTCGCAATTGCACTTTCAGTCATTATTGGTGCCTTTTTACAACCATCCAACGGAATCGCATTTGCAGTTGGTGCAGCATTATCTGCAGTTGCAGGAATTATTTCATTAAAAATTACAGTAAAAGCAGCAGTAAGAGCTGCAAATCTAAGTAGTGAAGGTCTTGGAAAAACATTTGCTATGGCGTTTCGGGGTGGAGCCACCGTTGGATTAGCAGTACCTGCAATGGCTCTTTTGGCAATTACTGGTTTGTATTTAATTTACCCTGATCCAATTACAATTGCAGGAGTGGGAATTGGTGCAAGTCTAATTGCATTATTCATCAGGATCGGTGGTGGCATTTTTACAAAGGCAGCTGATATGGGCGCTGATTTAGTTGGTAAAGTTGAAGCAAATATTCCTGAAGATGATCCTAGAAATCCTGCTACTATTGCCGATAATGTTGGTGATAATGTTGGTGATGCAGCTGGAATGGGTTCTGATGTTTATGAATCCTATATCGTAACAATACTTGCTGCATTACTAATTGCTGCATTAATTGGTGCACCAAACTTTTTCCTTTATCCGATTTTAATTGGTTCTTCTGGAATGATTGCATCCATAATTGGTGTTGTAATTGTTGGTTCAAAGGGTGTAACTGATGTCATGAAACCCCTTAATCGTTCATTCTAT
This window of the Candidatus Nitrosomarinus catalina genome carries:
- a CDS encoding DNA-directed RNA polymerase, translating into MFSISTLVDVVRIPPSLFGTTLKKAAVNILKEKYESMINAELGYIIMILDAKVDEMGKMIAGDGGTFHKVEFEALTFYPKLQEIVQGEIVDITDFGAFVRIGPTDALLHLSQVMDDYLKSDVKMGLILANQSGRTLKVGSTLRARITAVSLGKAAAMGKIGITCRQPFLGADEWIEEEIKKAGGSSEPAKEEKVEAS
- a CDS encoding GTP-dependent dephospho-CoA kinase family protein gives rise to the protein MKLPDSIRDQFKTPLGILLPIGEDNKENIQKYLSKNSYVVTVGDQTTEKMINFGLTPSLQIIDGFEKRQKRDLPKLGNATELKIDNPAAEITLESIDLIKKAFTMTSPVRITVFGEEDLLVLPVCIHAPDNSVVLYGQPNEGLVLVEITTEIRNKAQTLLDLMN
- the nadC gene encoding carboxylating nicotinate-nucleotide diphosphorylase codes for the protein MLSFNPKKQLSQFLAEDIGKGDITSQLLSKKEITVKIISRENAIVAGTKYAKEIFAIKGCKAKIITKDGTKIKPNQDIIEITGKADKILTCERTALNILTRMSGIATQTNELVKKIPNKTKLYATRKTAPGLRYFDKEAVKIGGGERHRLRLDEMVMIKDNHIAVEQSLSSLINKTKKKYKKFEVEVENTDDAVLAAEKGATIIMLDNFSPSQITRTIKVLKNKKLRNKVLLEASGGINSKNISKYGKTDVDIISIGSITNSVKGIDFSLEI
- a CDS encoding Mrp/NBP35 family ATP-binding protein; this translates as MVAIDQVLEKLSTVIDPDLKKDIVSMGMIKDLELNDGNLKFTLELTTPACPFNVEIEDDVRKVIAELSDLKAFDLNVTAKVMEGRSLEADTQMATVKNIIGVASGKGGVGKSTVSLNLALALSQTGAKVGLLDADIYGPSIPLMLGMEDGSMEVEDNKLQPADVNGLKVVSFGFFADQSKQAAIYRGPIISGILKQFLVDTNWSELDYLIVDLPPGTGDIPLTLAQTIPITGILVITTPQDVASNVAVKAVSMFEKLNVPIIGVIENMSHFVCPKCDDKHYIFGNGGAKKISEQFKIPFLGEIPLNYGIMSGSDSGKPIMSTNTDSPSAEAFRASAKNVAAQCSIIASNLQEEMESESGDSESSNEDSTNNGTS
- the spt4 gene encoding transcription elongation factor subunit Spt4 → MAREMACRKCKRVTTEKVCPGCKSSDLTPDWNGVVLVVDPTNSEISKTLAITQKGKYAIKVT